A single window of Paenibacillus sp. FSL H8-0537 DNA harbors:
- the pelA gene encoding pectate lyase, giving the protein MKKSTVSVALAFTLLLSAPAVILQPLTTVMAADASGTTASLSNVLKNQQADGGWRKDYSETSGEWSKSTIDNKATYSEIRRLASEYQKTKDSKYSAAAIKGIQFLINMQYANGGFPQVYQSSGYHKHITYNDNAMINVLILLDEVASKKGDFSFIDSTLAGKSKQAVDKGVDCILNTQVTVSGKLTAWGQQHDSSTLKPAAARIYEVPSLTAQESVNIVKFLKTRTSTAKIAAAIKGAEDWFKAVQITGIRVEKTSNDVVVISDSSVKTPIWARFYEINTNKPIFVGRDGVVKYKLSDIEQERRTGYAWYGNWPSK; this is encoded by the coding sequence ATGAAAAAAAGTACAGTATCCGTAGCTTTAGCTTTTACCTTGCTTCTCTCAGCTCCAGCCGTAATCTTGCAACCGCTTACAACGGTTATGGCGGCAGATGCTTCGGGTACCACAGCAAGCCTATCAAATGTTTTGAAAAACCAGCAAGCGGATGGAGGCTGGAGAAAGGACTACTCTGAAACTAGTGGCGAGTGGTCCAAGTCTACAATCGACAATAAGGCAACTTATTCGGAAATTCGAAGGCTCGCTAGCGAATATCAGAAAACGAAGGACAGCAAATATTCCGCAGCGGCAATCAAGGGCATTCAATTCCTGATCAATATGCAATATGCTAATGGCGGATTTCCGCAAGTGTATCAAAGCTCCGGCTATCATAAACATATTACCTACAATGATAATGCGATGATTAATGTGTTGATTTTACTAGATGAGGTCGCAAGCAAAAAAGGCGATTTCTCCTTTATCGACAGCACTCTGGCTGGCAAAAGCAAGCAAGCGGTGGATAAAGGGGTAGACTGCATTTTGAACACGCAGGTTACAGTTAGCGGCAAATTGACAGCATGGGGCCAGCAGCATGATTCCAGCACATTGAAGCCGGCCGCGGCGAGAATTTATGAAGTGCCGTCCCTCACTGCCCAAGAGAGCGTAAACATTGTGAAGTTTCTGAAGACGAGAACGTCCACTGCGAAAATCGCGGCAGCAATTAAAGGCGCTGAAGACTGGTTCAAGGCGGTGCAGATTACGGGAATCCGCGTGGAGAAAACGAGCAATGATGTCGTTGTAATCAGCGATTCCAGTGTGAAAACGCCAATCTGGGCACGTTTCTACGAGATTAACACCAACAAACCGATCTTTGTGGGGCGTGATGGTGTTGTGAAGTACAAGCTCAGTGACATCGAACAAGAAAGAAGAACAGGCTATGCATGGTATGGAAACTGGCCATCCAAATAA
- a CDS encoding Asp23/Gls24 family envelope stress response protein, with product MFIQNVLGKINISHDAISKIVGRAASATSGIAAMATGVVEGITKKVSGKSLQNGIELKIVEARLEIDLKIIVHYGVKMQDVCSDLQQNVREAIETLTGLSIHTVNVRVQGIASKE from the coding sequence ATGTTCATTCAAAATGTGCTAGGAAAAATTAATATATCCCATGATGCCATATCTAAAATAGTTGGCAGAGCGGCAAGCGCCACCAGCGGTATCGCCGCCATGGCGACAGGTGTGGTAGAAGGCATCACCAAAAAGGTAAGTGGGAAAAGCCTGCAAAACGGCATTGAGCTCAAAATTGTAGAAGCAAGGCTGGAAATCGACTTGAAAATCATTGTTCATTACGGTGTCAAAATGCAGGATGTATGCAGCGATTTGCAGCAAAATGTAAGAGAAGCCATTGAAACGCTTACAGGATTGTCCATCCACACTGTAAACGTGAGAGTTCAAGGCATTGCATCAAAAGAGTAG
- a CDS encoding methylated-DNA--[protein]-cysteine S-methyltransferase, with the protein MRTDMMWMALELEGRRWILLATELGLCRIIFPHEDLESWRVWMNKAAPGKESREDAEAIRRIGIVDGLERYFAGERSSFAEIPLDLIGTTFQQQVWTALGQVPYGETRTYGDIAAAIGRPQAVRAVGAANGANPIPILLPCHRIVGADRKLTGFRGGLAMKRRLLALERIEGIADGGHARFQF; encoded by the coding sequence GTGAGAACGGATATGATGTGGATGGCACTCGAGCTTGAGGGCCGAAGGTGGATATTGCTTGCAACAGAGCTTGGGCTCTGCCGAATTATATTTCCGCATGAGGATTTGGAAAGCTGGCGCGTTTGGATGAACAAAGCAGCGCCCGGCAAGGAGTCGCGGGAAGATGCGGAGGCGATTAGACGAATCGGCATTGTGGATGGGCTGGAGCGTTATTTTGCCGGGGAACGCAGCTCGTTTGCGGAAATACCGCTCGATTTAATCGGGACGACCTTTCAGCAGCAAGTTTGGACGGCGCTTGGTCAAGTACCTTACGGCGAGACGCGAACCTATGGCGATATTGCAGCAGCCATCGGAAGGCCTCAGGCAGTACGGGCTGTCGGTGCTGCGAATGGCGCGAACCCGATTCCGATTTTGCTGCCCTGCCACCGAATTGTCGGGGCTGACCGCAAGCTGACAGGCTTTCGCGGAGGACTTGCGATGAAGCGCAGGCTGCTTGCGCTGGAGCGCATTGAAGGCATAGCAGACGGCGGTCATGCGAGATTTCAATTTTAG
- a CDS encoding EVE domain-containing protein produces MIRNDAYDTRAIMRKLEEMTESGRRERLAQLALTMEEDGLVVGACGPLEQRRYWIGVVSEAHVRIGVEGGFAQLCHGKEAALKRMRAGDWLIYYSPRTEMNGGEALQAFTAIGQLIDNQVYSHQMSETFIPFRRDVCFLPCHNVKISGLLEDLTFTSGTSNWGYSLRFGQLKISQADFLTIATKMLEESIEEALKV; encoded by the coding sequence ATGATAAGAAATGATGCATACGATACGAGGGCGATAATGAGGAAGCTCGAAGAAATGACCGAAAGTGGACGCCGCGAGCGACTAGCACAGCTTGCGTTAACGATGGAGGAGGATGGTTTAGTCGTAGGAGCGTGCGGTCCGCTGGAGCAGCGCCGTTATTGGATTGGCGTCGTATCGGAGGCCCATGTGCGAATTGGTGTGGAAGGGGGCTTCGCCCAGCTTTGCCACGGCAAGGAAGCTGCGCTGAAGCGGATGCGCGCTGGAGATTGGCTCATTTATTATTCGCCGCGTACGGAGATGAACGGAGGAGAAGCGCTGCAGGCGTTTACCGCAATAGGGCAGCTAATCGATAATCAGGTGTATTCGCACCAAATGTCGGAAACATTCATTCCTTTTCGGAGGGACGTTTGCTTCCTGCCCTGCCACAATGTAAAGATCTCGGGTCTGCTGGAGGACTTGACGTTTACTAGTGGAACGAGCAACTGGGGGTATAGCTTGCGCTTCGGACAACTTAAAATTAGTCAGGCGGATTTTTTGACCATTGCCACAAAAATGCTGGAGGAAAGCATAGAGGAAGCGCTAAAGGTTTAA